One window of Nitrospira sp. genomic DNA carries:
- a CDS encoding ABC transporter substrate-binding protein has product METPMEAVRETVTQILRILEDPSLKNPAKEAQRRRMLEEIAADRFDYAEMSKRVLGSYWKPLTGTQRNEFVEVYKSFLSDKYAGRIEDYTGKKQEVSYLTERIEGSYAEVRTELRSDKTTLPMDYRLLLKDGRWSAYDIIIDGVSLVSNYRSQFQKIIRESSHEELVRKLRERTVTEETKTKRAS; this is encoded by the coding sequence ATGGAAACTCCGATGGAAGCGGTGCGCGAGACAGTCACTCAGATACTCCGCATCCTCGAAGACCCTTCCCTGAAAAACCCGGCTAAAGAGGCACAGCGTCGTCGGATGCTCGAAGAGATTGCCGCTGACAGGTTCGACTATGCAGAAATGTCCAAGCGAGTGTTGGGCAGTTATTGGAAGCCGCTGACCGGGACTCAGCGGAATGAGTTCGTCGAGGTCTACAAGAGTTTTCTCTCCGATAAATACGCCGGAAGAATCGAAGACTATACCGGGAAAAAACAAGAAGTGAGTTACTTAACCGAACGGATCGAAGGGTCGTATGCGGAGGTGAGAACCGAGTTGCGGTCGGACAAGACGACGCTTCCGATGGATTACCGCCTCTTGTTGAAGGATGGTCGGTGGTCCGCCTACGACATCATCATAGACGGCGTAAGTTTGGTGAGTAACTATCGGAGCCAGTTTCAGAAGATCATTCGCGAGAGCTCTCACGAGGAGTTGGTCAGAAAGCTCCGGGAGCGTACCGTCACCGAGGAGACGAAAACGAAGCGAGCCTCGTAA
- a CDS encoding dodecin family protein, protein MSVAKIIEISTESSVSFEDAIVQGIAKASKSIHGIKSAWVKEQHVVVENGKVVLYRVDLKVTFLLD, encoded by the coding sequence ATGTCTGTTGCCAAAATCATCGAGATCAGCACTGAATCATCAGTGAGCTTCGAAGATGCCATCGTCCAAGGAATAGCGAAGGCATCCAAGTCTATCCACGGCATCAAATCGGCTTGGGTGAAGGAGCAGCATGTCGTGGTTGAAAACGGCAAGGTTGTTTTGTATCGTGTAGATCTAAAGGTGACGTTCCTCTTGGATTGA